A genomic segment from Halobellus litoreus encodes:
- a CDS encoding mandelate racemase/muconate lactonizing enzyme family protein, translating to MAQDDQPDYRIPQGGGVPWRDMGMDETHRPPERDVEITAIETMAIAGNFTWGIVKVETDAGVYGLGETFRAEAALDMAGRMEVDLTGENPLDTDRVRELLEQRYTGTGRIGQAAFTAIETACYDIKGKLFDVPVYELLGGKYRDEIKIYCDTHGGESLGEASEHDPTDVYTPESYARAAREVVDEGFEALKFDLDVPTHSEYDEANRRMDNEALEHKVSLVEAVRDEIGYDVDLGMDLHWNFTTETAIRLGKKLERFDLAWLEDPVPPEKTESQKRVTAALDTPVLTGENLVKTNQFNTAAREGMMDIAAPDVNKCGGLGEYVDIATVCDLYGIPIASHNISSPLGTVAGAHVSAAIPNFLCMEWHSRDVPWWNEMCSRVDGSGPILEDGYIDVPEGPGLGVELNRDLCEQFLVDGYDLIV from the coding sequence ATGGCGCAAGACGACCAACCGGACTATCGGATTCCACAGGGCGGCGGCGTCCCGTGGCGAGATATGGGGATGGACGAGACGCACCGACCGCCCGAACGCGACGTGGAGATCACGGCCATCGAGACGATGGCCATCGCGGGCAACTTCACGTGGGGGATCGTCAAGGTCGAGACGGACGCCGGCGTCTACGGTCTCGGCGAAACCTTCCGCGCAGAGGCCGCACTCGATATGGCCGGTCGGATGGAGGTCGACCTGACGGGCGAGAACCCGCTGGACACCGACCGCGTCCGCGAACTGCTCGAACAGCGCTACACGGGGACCGGTCGGATCGGACAGGCCGCCTTCACCGCGATCGAGACTGCCTGTTACGACATCAAGGGCAAACTGTTCGACGTGCCCGTCTACGAACTTCTCGGCGGGAAGTACCGGGACGAGATCAAGATCTACTGCGACACCCACGGCGGCGAGTCCCTCGGCGAGGCCAGCGAACACGACCCCACCGACGTGTACACGCCCGAGTCCTACGCCCGCGCCGCCCGGGAGGTCGTCGACGAGGGATTCGAGGCGCTGAAGTTCGACCTCGACGTCCCGACGCACAGCGAGTACGACGAGGCGAACCGGCGGATGGACAACGAGGCGCTGGAGCACAAGGTCAGCCTCGTCGAGGCCGTCCGCGACGAGATCGGGTACGACGTCGACCTCGGGATGGACCTCCACTGGAACTTCACGACCGAGACGGCGATCCGCCTGGGAAAGAAACTCGAACGGTTCGACCTCGCGTGGCTCGAAGACCCCGTCCCGCCGGAGAAGACCGAGTCGCAAAAGCGGGTCACGGCGGCGCTCGACACGCCGGTCCTGACCGGGGAGAACCTCGTGAAGACCAACCAGTTCAACACGGCCGCACGCGAGGGGATGATGGACATCGCCGCTCCGGACGTCAACAAGTGCGGCGGGCTCGGCGAGTACGTCGACATCGCGACCGTGTGCGATCTGTACGGGATCCCGATCGCCTCGCACAACATCTCCAGTCCCCTCGGGACGGTCGCCGGCGCGCACGTCTCCGCGGCGATTCCGAACTTCCTCTGTATGGAGTGGCACTCCCGCGACGTCCCGTGGTGGAACGAGATGTGCTCGCGCGTCGACGGCTCCGGTCCGATCCTCGAAGACGGGTACATCGACGTGCCCGAGGGCCCCGGACTGGGCGTCGAGTTGAACCGCGACCTCTGTGAACAGTTCCTCGTCGACGGCTACGATCTGATCGTCTGA
- a CDS encoding carbohydrate ABC transporter permease has translation MSYDSSAFEIERFQWVGKKLGFYGSIFVIALVSVFPVLWMLITSLKQPGNVVTFPVEYIPRNPTLENYRAAIQGAPFFRYLFNSAVVATGTAVLDVFLGSLAGYALSRLRFRFKLPVLLLILGTAMLPFIARLIPLFSLARSWGLLNNYLGLIIPYAAFQLPFAVWIFQAYFKELPDSLEEAGLMDGLSRIGVLFRIILPVSAPAMATAAIIVFIYAWNEFLFALTFMTEDSMRTITVGIALYQGEFQYPWGTISAAVFMSVIPLILFMLFFQRKVVEGLTATGKA, from the coding sequence ATGAGCTACGACTCCTCCGCGTTCGAGATCGAGCGGTTCCAGTGGGTCGGCAAGAAACTGGGCTTCTACGGGAGCATCTTCGTCATCGCCCTGGTCTCGGTGTTCCCGGTCCTCTGGATGCTCATCACGTCGCTGAAACAGCCCGGGAACGTCGTCACCTTCCCCGTCGAGTACATCCCGCGGAATCCGACCCTGGAGAACTACCGGGCGGCCATCCAGGGTGCGCCGTTCTTCAGGTACCTGTTCAACAGCGCGGTCGTCGCCACGGGAACGGCCGTGCTGGACGTGTTCCTCGGGTCGCTCGCGGGGTACGCGCTTTCCAGACTCCGGTTCAGGTTCAAACTGCCCGTGCTGCTGCTCATCCTCGGCACGGCAATGCTGCCGTTCATCGCTCGGTTGATCCCGCTATTCAGCCTGGCTCGGTCGTGGGGACTGCTCAACAACTACCTCGGGCTCATCATCCCCTACGCCGCGTTCCAGTTGCCGTTCGCCGTGTGGATCTTCCAGGCGTACTTCAAGGAACTGCCCGACTCGCTGGAGGAGGCGGGCCTGATGGACGGGCTCTCGCGGATCGGCGTCCTCTTCCGGATCATCCTCCCGGTGTCGGCCCCGGCGATGGCCACCGCGGCGATCATCGTCTTCATCTACGCGTGGAACGAGTTCCTCTTCGCGCTGACGTTCATGACCGAAGACTCGATGCGGACGATCACCGTCGGCATCGCGCTCTACCAGGGCGAGTTCCAGTACCCGTGGGGGACCATCTCGGCGGCGGTGTTCATGTCCGTGATTCCGCTGATCCTGTTCATGCTGTTCTTCCAGCGGAAGGTCGTCGAGGGACTCACCGCAACCGGGAAGGCGTAG
- a CDS encoding C-terminal binding protein → MSQYTVVVTDHDFADLSIERDGLDDVADVVELQSGIDGTATDAHETLAAADAVINLRYDLDAAAIDALENCRVVSRYGIGVDNIDVEAASARGIPVTNVPEYCTEEVSVHALTMYLALARGLGRYDEDVAAGGWDRGVATPIHRLSTRTVGVVGYGAIGRAVGQRAAALGADVVASDPFLTADDVADDPATLLEFEELLARSDLVTVHSPLTPETRDLFDAAAFERMQESAYFVNVARGPIVDGEALLSAVDDGAIAGAGLDVFPDEPPSADDPLRDHDRILTTPHVAWYSEEANEQRRRTVTDIVRSALLGDQIENVVNADSLPD, encoded by the coding sequence ATGTCACAGTACACTGTCGTCGTTACGGACCACGATTTCGCGGATCTCTCGATCGAACGCGACGGGCTGGACGACGTAGCCGACGTCGTCGAACTGCAGTCGGGCATCGACGGGACAGCCACCGACGCTCACGAGACGCTCGCGGCGGCGGACGCCGTGATCAATCTCCGGTACGACCTCGACGCGGCGGCCATCGACGCCCTCGAGAACTGTCGGGTCGTCTCGCGGTACGGCATCGGCGTCGACAACATCGACGTGGAGGCGGCGTCCGCACGCGGCATCCCGGTCACGAACGTCCCCGAATACTGCACCGAGGAGGTCTCGGTCCACGCGCTGACGATGTACCTCGCGCTCGCTCGCGGACTCGGGAGGTACGACGAGGACGTCGCCGCCGGCGGCTGGGACCGCGGTGTCGCGACGCCGATTCACCGCCTCTCGACGCGGACGGTCGGCGTCGTCGGGTACGGTGCGATCGGCCGTGCCGTGGGCCAGCGCGCGGCGGCGCTCGGGGCCGACGTCGTCGCGAGCGATCCGTTTCTGACCGCCGACGACGTCGCCGACGACCCTGCCACGCTGCTGGAGTTCGAGGAACTGCTCGCCCGCTCGGATCTGGTGACCGTCCACTCGCCACTGACGCCCGAGACGCGGGACCTCTTCGACGCCGCGGCGTTCGAGCGGATGCAGGAGTCGGCGTACTTCGTGAACGTCGCCCGCGGGCCGATCGTCGACGGCGAGGCCCTGCTGTCGGCCGTCGACGACGGAGCGATCGCTGGTGCCGGACTCGACGTGTTCCCCGACGAACCACCGTCGGCCGACGATCCGCTCAGAGACCACGATCGGATTCTCACGACGCCCCACGTCGCCTGGTACAGCGAGGAGGCGAACGAACAGCGTCGGCGGACAGTCACCGACATCGTCCGGTCGGCCCTGCTGGGCGATCAGATCGAGAACGTCGTCAACGCCGACTCCCTTCCGGACTGA